Genomic DNA from Hymenobacter jejuensis:
ACTGCTACAGCGTCGCTCAGATGATAAAAAAACAGGATTGCCTATCACAGATTCAATTTTTATCTCCTTTGACCTTGCGCCGATGCCGTACTATCTACTACATTTGCAACTCAATTCTCTCGGGGTGTAGCGTAGCCTGGTATCGCGCCAGCATGGGGTGCTGGAGGTCGTAGGTTCGAATCCTGCCACTCCGACTGAAGAGTTTTTGCTCGAAAAGCCTCTGGACTTCGGTTCGGAGGCTTTTTTCGGCAGAAAAATTTAATTTTCGTGGTGCTCCGGCAGCACCACTCCTCGGGGTGTAGCGCAGCCCGGTAGCGCGCGTCGTTCGGGACGACGAGGCCGTAGGTTCGAATCCTGCCACCCCGACTGAAAGCATTTACTTTCTTCTCAAAAGCCCACGGAACTTCGGTTCCGTGGGCTTTTCTACTTTTCAGCAATACTGGCTTGGTGCTGACAGCGAAATAGTTAGGTGTTTGGCTGCATTTGAATTTGGAGATGCGTGCTGCCAAGGGGAAAGGGAGGAGCTACATTCGCGCTTTCCATTATTCTTTTCTACCCGTTTTATGAAAAAACTTATTCTGAGTGCGTTGGTACTTGGCTTCTCGGCGCTGGGTGTGCAGGCCCAAATTGCGGCCAGCACTACCCTGCTCGGCGGCAACGCGGGGTATTCGAGCCAAACCCAAAAGAGCGAATTCGCCAATAGCCCTTCCAGTGATCCCGATAACAAGTACCAGCAGTATGAGTTGGCACCGACGTTTGGCTATTTCATTGCCGATAACCTCGCTGTAGGAGTCAGCTTTGGGCTGGCCGGCACTCAACAGAAGCAAAAAAACTACAACGGTAATTTCTCCTACACCAACGAAACGAAAATGCGGTACTTGTCCGTGGGGCCGCTGCTTCGGTATTATAAGTTTGTGGGCGAAAAGGCGGCTTTCTACGGTCAGCTCGGCGCGGGCTACATCAACAATTACTCGGTACAGAAATCCTCTACCAATTATGCGGGCGACAATATTGCTCGTTCGCAGGGATATTACAGCCAACTATTACCGGGCTTTGTGTTCTTCCCAACCGATAAGTTTGGCTTGGAATTGACCATGCGGGGCTTCTCCTACAATCACCTAGAGCAAAAGCTCGACGACAAAAGCGACGATAAATACGTCAACAACGGCCTGGATTTTGGCTTCGGCTTGCGTGATCTGCGGTTGGGTGCTTTCTTCTACCTCGGCCGCTAATCTTAAGTAAGCAATCCTATTCTACAGAAAAGCCGATCCGGAATAATTCGGATCGGCTTTTACATAAATATCACATTATCAAATAGTTATATACCAACAACAGCTATCACTTCGTTGGCACCCGTGTCGGGAAAGCGTTCGAGGTACACTTGCAACAGCTTCAGGTTGTGGCGTTTGGCGTACTCTTTCACGCCTTCGTAAAGTTTGCCCGGCGCCACCATGTAGCTGGCCTCAATGCGCGCCCGAACGACTTGCTGCTGGGTGAAGAAAGTCGTGTAATGAAAGCCCGCTGGCAGCTTCTGCGAAGTTGTGTCTGCTACCACGAGGCCAATAAAGGCTTTCAGGGAGTCGCTGGCGGCGTCGGGGTCGTTGTAGTAAATGTTGCCCAGATCGCCGTGCAGCTGGCCGCTGGATTTGATTTGTTGCGCCTGCCGAAACATCGGACCAAACCCGGGGCTATCGGCTCGGCCTTTGAAGTGCTGACCAGCCAGATAGATGGGCTGCGGTACAGTAGTCAACGCCACTTCGGGTTGTTTGAAGCCCCCCAGGTACGCATAAACAGAGGCGCCGCCCACGAAGACGACCAAAAACAAGATCAATAACCAACGATTCATTATTCAGCGGGGGTGTTCAGCGCGTCTTTGTACTGCATTTGATAAAGCTGGGCGTAGAAGCCGCCGTGGCGCAACAGCTCCTCGTGGTTGCCGGATTCCTTGATTTCGCCCCGGTCGAGCACGATGATGCGGTCGGCTTTCTGGATGGTGCTCAGCCGGTGCGCAATCACGAGCGACGTGCGGCCCTGCATCAGCTTTTCGATGGCTTCTTGGATTAGCTCTTCCGTTTCGCTGTCGACCGACGAGGTGGCTTCATCCAGGATGATGATGCGCGGTTGATATACCATCGCCCGCACAAATGAAATCAACTGCCGCTGCCCAACGGAAAGCGTCGCACCGCGTTCCATTACCTTGTAGTTCAAGCCATTAGGCAAACGCTCAATGAATCGGCGGGCGCCTACCAGTTCGGCGGCTTCCCAGATTTGGGCCTCGGTGATGTCTTTGTTGCCCAGCGTGATGTTGTCGGCGATGGTGCCCGCAAACAGAAACACGTCCTGCAACACTACCCCGATATGCCGGCGCAAGTGCTTTAGGTCGAACTCCCGCAAGTCGTGCCCGTCCACGCGAATGGTGCCCTTATTGATTTCGTAGAACCGGCTGAGCAGGTTGATGATCGACGTTTTGCCCGCGCCGGTTGCGCCCACAAAGGCGACGGTTTGCCCGGCCTGCACCTCAAAGCTGATGTCTTTGAGCACGTATTCCTCGTCGTTGTAAGCAAACCACACGTGCTCAAACTGCACATCGCCGCGCAGGTGATCGGGGGCATATGTGCCGTTGTCGGCGATAAGCTCCTTGCTATCAAGAAGTTTCAACAACCGCTCGGTGCTGACCAGCCCCAGTTGCAACGTATTGAACCGGTCGGCAATTTGGCGTATTGGCCTGAAAAACAGACCATTATACATAATAAAGGCAATTAACGCGCCTTTGGAAATAGTCCCTTCGATTTGGCCCTGCGCAGCGTACCACACCAGCAGGCCCACACCCATAGCCGCCAGCACTTCGGCCACCGGAAAATAGATCGAATAATAGAGCACCGAGCGAATGTTGGCGCGGGTGTGCTCCTGATTGATGGCCCGAAACTTTTTGAACTCGCGTTCTTCGTTGTTGAAGATCTGCACCACGTTCATGCCCGTAAGGTGCTCTTGCACAAAGGAATTGAGGCTGGCGACGGCCGTCCGTACCTCTTGAAACGACTTCTTGACCTTCTCTTTAAACACGTAGGTGCTGATGAGCAGCGGCGGCACCACGGCCAAGCTTACCAACGTCAGGCGCCAGTCAATCCAGAACATGAAGCCGACGATGAACACCAATTGCAAAATGTCGCCGACCATAGCCGCCAAGCCTTCGCTAAACACATCCGACAGCGTTTCCACGTCGGAAATGTTGCGGGTCACGAGTACGCCGATGGGTGTACGGTCGAAGAACTTAAGGCGCAGGTCGAGGATGTGACGGTAGAGATCCACGCGGATGTCGCGCACGATGTATTGACCCAGCCAGCCGCCATAATATGTTTGCAGATAGCTGACGATGGTGTGCGCGATTAGCAACACGACCAGCAGCCCAAACATTTTGTTAACGCCCTGTACGTCACCCTGTTCGATGCTTACATCGACCATTTTCTGAATCAGAAAGGGGCGCAACGTACCAAGGGCCGCGGTGGCAATGGTGAGAAAAATCAGGGAATAAAAGACTTTTCGGTAGGGCCGCACATAGTTCATGAGCCGGCTGAGCACCTGCCAGTCGAAGATGTTGCCAGTTTTGGTGGCGGTGGTTGCCTGCTCCAAGTGGGTGGGATTTGTAGAACGCTTACGAAAATCAGTAACCAACGCGGGACCCGCAAGGTTGCACTACTTGCCGCGGCGACAGAATCAGCGGTTGGCAAAGTACGGCATTCCCGACGGCAAGACGGCTGTGGCCACTAGCTCGGCCGGGTACTCCACGCGGGTCAGGAACAAGCCTTGGGCGGGCGCTGCCCCACTCGCTTCTACCCTACTTTGCGCGGCTAGTATTTCGCCAAACGCCGCCGGCGTCAACCGGCCACGGCCTACGCTCAGCAGCGTACCAACCACCAACCGCACCATGCCCCGCACAAACCGATTGGCCCGAATGCGAAACACCAAACCGCCGGGCACCGGGTGCCAGGCCGCCTCATACACTACGCATACGTAGTGCTTTTCGGCACCCTTCACCTTGGAAAAACTAGTAAAGTCGCGCGAGCCCAGCAGCAAAGCGGCGGCCGTATTCATAGCCGCCAAGTCGGGAGCGCGATCGAGGTAGAGGGCGTGCCGGCTGCTGAAGGGGTCGGGCACAAGGCGCACGTGGTATTCGTAGGTGCGGGCTTCGGCATCAAAGCGAGCATTGGCTTTGGGCGGCACTGGATGTAGCGCGTAGCCGGCAATGTCGCGGGGCAAGGCGCGGTTTAGGCGGTACAGCGTAGTGGCCTCATCGAGGTTGGCGGGCATTTCGGCTTCAAAATGCGCCACCTGGTGGCTGGCATGCACCCCCGTATCGGTGCGGCCGCTGCCCAGCGTGAAAACCGGCTGGCGCAGCACCTGCGACAGCCGCCGATTCAGTTCTTCCTGCACCGTAACGGCGTTGGGCTGGGTTTGCCAACCGTGGTAATCCGTGCCATCGTAAGCCAAGTGAAGAAAGTAGCGCACTGCAAGTATTGCTGAAGTATGCAAGTAGAACGAGCGCCAAAAGACTCGCCCGCACTCTCACACAACTATCTAATTATCAATTAATTACACAACAAGTGCATACAAAAGCCCGTCGAAGGTTTCGCCGTCTTTGGTCATACTTTTGCGCAGGCATCCTTCCAGTTCGTAGCCGGCTTTTTCGAGCACCCGCGCCGAAGCCGCATTGTGCGCGAACACCGTGGCGTACAGCCGGCAGATGTCGAAATGGCGGAACACGTAGTCGGACAATACTTGTACGGCCGCCGTACCGATGCCCCTTCCCCAGTAGCGACGCCCCAGCCAATAACCGATTTCGGCACTGCGGTAGTGCACGTCGCTCTTGAACATGATGCTGATGCTGCCTGCCGCCTCGCCGTCTACCTCGAAGGCCAAATGCACATCGCGGGAGTGCACATCCGACACAAAGTTGATGTACCACTCGGCGTCGCCCACCGAATAAGGATGCGGGAAGACGTCGCGCAGGTTTTGCCACACTCCGCGGTCGTTGGCCTGCTCGGCTAGCACCGTAGCATCAGCCGCGCACCACGGACGCAACCGAGCTCCGGGGACGGGCAAATCCAACGTCGGACGGAGCAGGTTTTCGGCCATAATGCGCGGCTAACGACTTGTTTATTAAACTTTTTCGTAGATGATAGCAATGCCCTGACCCACGCCGATGCACATGGTAGCAAGGCCGTAGCGCACCCCTTCGCGGCGCTGCATTTCGTGTACCAACGTGGCAGTAATACGCGAGCCGCTAGCGCCCAGCGGGTGACCAATGGCAATGGAACCACCGTTGACGTTGATCTTTTCCGGGTTCAGATTCAGCTCCCGAATGCAGGCAATGCTTTGGGCAGCAAAGGCTTCGTTGAGCTCAATCAGGTCCATGTCGTCGAGGGTCAGACCGGCGCGCTGCAATACTTTTTGCGTAGCCGGCACCGGACCCAGGCCCATATACGCCGGATCGACGCCTGCCACGGCCGTAGCCACCACGCGCACCATCGGCTTGAGGCTGAAGCGCTTCAGGGCTTCTTCTCCTACTACCATTACTGCTGCCGCGCCATCGTTGATGCCCGCGGAATTGCCCGCCGTAACAGTACCGTCTACGGGTTGGAAAGCCGGCTTGATGCTAGCCAGCTTTTCCATCGTCGACAAGCGCGGCGGCTCGTCGGTGTCGAATAAGGCCGTGTCGCCTTTGGGCTGCCCTACGAACACCGGCACGATTTCGCGACGAAAGCGCCCTTTCTCCTGGGCGCGGTGGTATTTGCGTTGGGAGTTGAAGGCGAACTCGTCTTGCTCTTCCCGTGTGATGCCATACTTACGGGCCACGTTCTCAGCCGTTTCGCCCATGGCATACGGGTGGTGCATTTTGGCTAAGCGCGGATTGACGAAGCGCCAGCCCAGCGTGGTATCGTGCGCAGTGAAGTCACGCGCAAAAGCGGTCGTCGACTTAGCCATCACGAAGGGCGCGCGGGTCATGCTTTCGGCACCGCCAGCCAAGTATACATCACCCTCGCCCGACCAAATGGCGCGCGACGCATCCATGATGGTTTGCAGCCCGGAGCCGCAAAGACGGTTGACGGTCACGCCGGGCACTGTGATGGGCAAACCCGCTAGCAGCGCCGCCATACGGGCAACGTTGCGGTTGTCTTCGCCGGCTTGGTTGGCCGCACCGATAATTACATCTTCTACCGCCGCTTTGTCCAGCGAAGGATTGCGGCGTAAAAGCTCGCGCAGAACGTGCGCGGCTAGGTCGTCGGGACGTACGCTGCTGAGAGCACCCCCAAATTTGCCGATGGGCGTGCGGACGGCGTCCACGATATAAGCAGTTGACATTGGCTGGTAATGCGGTTATTCCGCTCGTTGTTGGCTACTTTTGCCGGCCCGACCGCCCAAAGCAAGGCTAGCCGGAACTGACAAAACACAAAGATGATACAAAGAATCCAAAGCGTATTCCTGCTGTTGCTGGCCGTAGCCATGCTCAGCGTGGTGTTCCTGCCGATCTGGAGCAAAACCGACCCTCTCAGCAAGCAGGAACTTGTCTTAACTTCCACAAAGATAGCCTACGCCCACACCGATCCGGGCATGTCGGTCACAACCAGCACGTACGCCATTGTGGCATTGGCGCTGGCCTCGGCGGCCGTAGCCTTGTTCGAGATTTTCCAGTACCGCAACCGCTTTCTACAACTGAAGCTGGGCTTTTTCAACCTGCTTCTGATTGTGGCTACCATCGGGGCCAGCTATTACTACTCCGGGGTGGCAGAACAAATGCTCAACGTAAAAATTCCCGGCACTTTTGAAGCCGGCTTCTATTTGCCCACGTTGGCCTTAGTACTCAATCTGTTGGCCAGCCGTTTTATTCGGCGCGACGAACAACTAGTACGATCGATGGATCGGTTACGCTAGGCACAACAAGCTCTCCAAACAACAAAAAAGGCTCTCGCGGAATATCGCGAGAGCCTTTTTTGTGTAAGGGCATAGTTGGTCTATCGACCGCCGCGGCTTTGCTCGACGTAGCGTTGCAACTCCTGCACGTTGGAGCTAAAATCGAAGCTGTCGTAGACGCGATAAAAGTTCTGACGATCAGCCACTTGCGGATAGGCAAACTTGGCCAGCTCCAGCCGTGATTTGTCGAAGGAAAATTCTTTCAGCAGCATTCTCAAATCATCGGCCCGCACGACCGATTCGCTGAGCGCCTGCCGGGCGATGGCCATTTTGTTGTCGTCGAAAGAAGTACTGTGCACCGCACGCAGCAACTGGTCTACCTCCTGCGGCGCCAGCAGCGGCAAGTCGTCGGTGCCGTTGTAGTAGCCACCGTCCCGCGGCGGGTAATTGCCACTGCCGGAGTTAGGATAGCTACCCGAGTTGGGATAGTTATTGGGGTTCGGCGCCGGATACGATCCGCCAGGGTTAGGCGGGTTGCCGGGAGCAGGATAGGCCCCGCCGGGGTTGGGCTGATTGTAGCCGCCTCCGTCGTAAGTGCCATTAGGATAACGCGGATCGGGTGCCGGAACCGGATACGCGCCACCTGGGTATGAGCGCCCGTACCCGCCGCGGATGGGCACGGCTGCTACCATACGCAGCGTCAGGGGGTAACCCGGGCGGGCTACCAGCACGAAGCTAGACTCCAGGCCGGAATCCAGAAATACGCGCGTCCGAAAGTTTACGGCCCGCCCCCGGCCCGCCGGCACCACAAATTCGGCCATGTGATAGCCCGGCGCCAGTCGGTCGATGTGCACTTGGCTAATGGCCCCGCGCGTCAGCGGACGGCCGTCGAGCACCAGCTGGAAAAGCACGCCGCGTTCGGAAGCAAAGTTCGCATTGGCCGGCGCTGCCTGTAGTGCCGAAGTGAACAACAGGAACAGGCCGAAGCAGATAAGTAATGCCTTTTTCATGGCAGGAACAGCTTACACAAGGCGATCCATTCGCCCCGGTAGTACCATTAAAGCCAAGTATTGTGCCAGAGAAATCCCAAAACATAGACTTTGTTGAATTTACGGCTGTCCGGCTTGGCATCCCTAATTCAACAAACAAAAAGAGCCGTTTCGAATGAAACGACTCTTTTTGCAACTGTCTGATTATCAATTATTTATTCATCAATGCGTGTCACCTTAAATTCGGTGCGGCGGTTGCGCTGATGTTCGTCTTCGGTTTTGGCGGCCTTAATTACGGGGCGCGTTTCGCCGTAGCCTTTGGCCGTGATACGGGCTTTATCGATGCCCTTCGAAATGATGTAATCGACGGCCGATTGGGCACGGCGCTGCGACAGGGCTAAATTGTACGCATCCTTACCCCGCGAGTCGGTGTGCGAGCTTAGCTCAATCGTGATTTTGGGGTTGTCGTTGAGGGTTTGCACTAGCTTATCCAGCTCCACGGCCGCATCCGGACGAATATCGGCTTTGTTGTAATCGTAGAAGATGTTTTCCACCACGATAGCTTTATTCTTGACGATTTTGGTCAAGGTCAGCGTTATCGGAATGCGGATGTCGGTCATGTCTTCGGTCAATTGCTCCTGCGGGGGCGTGCGGCCTACCGTAGTCAGCGAATTGCGCGCGGTGAAATATCCCGGCCGATCAGCCACGAGCGAATACGTAGCGGCGGTGTCCAGCTTAAAACTGAATTTGCCATCGGGTCCGGCTGTAATATCCTGCGGTTTCTGGCCGTTGGGACCAAATACTGTTACGGTTTCGCCAGCCAGCGGCGCCACCTTCCCGGTCTTATCATCGCGCTCTACTACGGTGCCATCGGCGTAGAAGGTCACGAACTTATAGGTCTGACGCTTAAAGCGGTACAGGTCGTCGCTGCCCTTACCCCCTGCCCGATCGGAGGAAAATACACCGGTATTCTTGCTGACGAAATACGGGGCAAAGTCGTCGCCGCTGCTGTTGATGGGGGCGCCCAGGTTCTTCACCTTGCCCTTGTCTACCATAAAAATATCGAGCTTGCCCAAGCCCGGATGCCCATCGGAGGAGAAGTAAAAGGTACCGTCGGGCGCAATAGCCGGGAAGCTTTCGTTGCCGGGCGTATTTATTTGATCACCAAGGTTTTCCGGCGGCGAGAAACGGCCGTTGGCACCTAGCGTGGCTTTGTACAGATCGGTACCGCCCTGCCCGCCGTTGCGGCCCGAAGCGAAGTACAGCGTCTGGCCGTCGGGTGAAAACACGGGCGAAAAATCGTCGGCCGTGCGGTTGTTGATGTTGATCAATGCTGGTTCCGTCCAAGCGCCGCTGCGGAAGTACGATGCCCACAGATCGACGCTGAGGTAGCCTTTCTTTTTGCCGCTGTTGGAGCGCGCAAACACCACCGTTTTGCCGTCGGGCGAGTACGTGGCGCTGGCTTCGTGCATATCCTCGGTATTGAAGATGGGCTCCAGCTTGCGCACCGTACCGCCGGTCATCTTCTCGACATCGTCAAATTTGACAGCATATAAGTCATTGAATCCCTGTCCATTACCCAAGTACTTTTTACCATCGCGGCCGGAGGCAAACACCAGCTCTTTGGTATCGGGCATGATGGTCGCACTGAAATCCGACGATTCGGAGTTGACCTGATCCAGGGGCGTTACTTGGTCGCGGTTGCGCATGGCTACCACGTCTTTGCTGAGGCGCGCGTTCTTGGCTTCTACTTCGGCCCGCACAGCTAGCTGCCGGTTCTTGCCGTTTTCGACGTAGTTATCGAACAAAGCCGCGGCTTCGTCGAGCTTGCCGTTGGTTTTCAGAGCCAACGCATAATAAAACGGCGCATCGCCGTTTTTCACCCCGCCGTCGATGGCAGCCTTATAATACCCCTCGGCCTGCTCAATGCGGTTCGATAAGCGATACGATTCGGCGACGCGGTAATTGGCTTGCGCAATGTTGCGTCCTTTGGCCACGTCCGCCTTATACATTTTGATAGCCGTCTCAAATTCACCGCGGGCAAAGCGCTTATCGGCCTTACTCATGGGGCCACCGCTTGAGGCAGCGCACCCGCTCAGCAGCGCCGACGAGCCCGCCACAACATATAGTAACAGTAGTTTTCTCATGGGAAGATACAGGAATAAAGAGGTCGTCGGGTGGGACTGGCGTTGGTTCGCTACGACTGGCAATAATACTAATTTACGCAGGAATAGTACGGTTCGCTGCGCCAGCGAACCCAGCAGATTTAGCGGACCACAGACGGTTGAAAATACCGCGCCAGCCACGTTTGGGCGGCCGGAGCAGGCCATGTAGCAGCAAGCTGTCCGCGTTGGGCCACAGTATTATCGAAGTAGAGGGTATCGGGGCGCAAACGGCCTTCGGCAACGGCAGCCCGCAATTCGCGCCGGTCCATCAACTCCACTTGGTCATTGACCAGAAAAGCCAGCTGTGATTTTTCGAGCAGCGTCACTCCCCAGTAGGCTTCCAACTCCCTCACAAAACGCACCGAAGCATCAATGGAGCAGCCGCTGGCGTCGGCAATTGCCTCATCCAAGCCGATAACCAAAAACTGATGGTGCAAAATGGCGGCAGATGCCTGCAAAGCCCGGCCGTGGCTGGTCCAGTCAGCGGAAAACTGAGCGAGCGCTGGCTGTACGGCCGCTAGTTCCGCGTCGGTTAGGCGCCGGTTGGCCTGATAAATCCAGATGCGTGCGTGCGCTGGAAGCTGATCGAAAGAAACAAACATATTATTTATAACTACCTGTTATTCAAATACTTAAAAAGCAAAGCATTTGGGTTGCTTTGCCCTTGGCCTTCCATATAACGGCACAAAGGCAAATTCATTTTCTACAAAAGAAACTGCCCCGCCGGGAAGTTCCGGCGGGGCAGGAAATGTAGCGATAACGCACCTGTAGTGCGCCTTTTTGCTTAGGCGTTTAGCCCTTCGGCCGAGGCAACCAATTCGGCCAGGTCAAACACTTGCACGTTGTTTTCGCGCTCTTTGCCTTTCACGCCGTCGCTCATCATGGTCATACAGAATGGGCAACCTACCGCGATGATGCTGTTTTGGCCGTTGCCTTTCGGAGCCGGAGTGGCACCCGCATTGCCACTTTCAACGCCGTAGAGGTTGTCGAGGGCCGCCGCGTTGCCGTCGAGCGTAGCCAACGCCTCCTCGGTGCGCTCGATGTTGATGTCTTTCTTGCCCGGCTCGGGCTCTTTCCACATCTGCGCGCCGCCGGCACCGCAGCACAAGCCGTTGGCCTTGCTGCGTTTCATCTCAACTAAGTCAGCATCAAGCGCTTCGAGCACGGCGCGCGGCGCTTCGTAGATGTTGTTGGCCCGACCCAGGTAGCACGAATCGTGAAAAGTAATGCGACGGCCTTTGTAAGATTCGCCTCCTTCTACTTTCACACGCCCCTCGTTGATAAGCTGTTGCAGAAATGTGCTGTGGTGAATTACCTCGTAGTTACCGCCCAGCGCCGGGTATTCATTTTTGATGGTGTTGAAGCAGTGAGGGCAAGCCGTCACGATTTTTTTGATGCCGTACCCTTCGAACGTAGTGATGTTCTGCATGGCCTGCATCTGAAACAAAAACTCGTTGCCGGCACGCTTGGCGGGGTCGCCGGTGCAGGTTTCTTCCATGCCCAACACGGCATATTTCACGCCTACGTGCTCCAGAATTCGCACAAAAGCACGCGTCACACGCTTGTAGCGGTCGTCGAAAGCGCCAGCGCATCCTACCCAGAACAAAATCTCGGGCTCTTCGCCACGAGCGGCCAGGTCGGCCATGACAGGAACGGTTACGGGACGCTTGGCAGTTTGCTCAGCCATATATTCAGTTGACGGTTGTCGGTAAGTTATGATTCTTGCAGTTCGCCAAGGAGGCAAGCTGCCCTAATTAAGCTGTGGCAATATTCTGTTTATCAGCCACATACAAATCGTCGGCCCAGTTGAAACGGTCCGAAGGCGAGAAAGCCCACGGCGCGCCGTTGTTCTCAATGTTGGAGAACATCACATTTAGCGAGTTGGGCGCCGCCGATTCTTCCAGTACCAAAAAGCGGCGCATCTCCACGATGCTTTCCAGCGGGTTGATGTTCACGGGGCAAGCTTCTACGCACGCATTGCACGTGGTGCAGGCCCACAGCTCCTCGGGGGTAACGTAACCTCGAAGCAGCGTATGATTCTCTTTGTCAATTACTTCTGCTTCCGCATGCTTGGCCTCGGCGCCGTACAGGTTGGGCTGAAATATCAACGGGGAGTTGTATTTCTCCTCCATCCGGTCGCGGGTGTCCATGATGACTTTGCGCGGCGAGAGCAGCTTACCGGTTAAGTTGGCCGGGCAAACGGAGGTACAACGACCACATTCGGTGCAGGAATAGGCGTTCAGCAGGTTCGTCCAAGCCAAGTCGTTCACGTCTTTGGCCCCAAACGGCGTGGGTGCGGCCGCCGAACCATCGGGATTGGTGGCCGGCGCGGGCACCTGGTAGCTAGGGTCCATCATGGCCTTTACTTCGTGGGTGATGCTGTCCACGTTCGAAAACTGCCCCTGCGGTACCAAACGCGAGTAATACACGTTTGGAAAAGCCATGATGATGTGGAAATGCTTCGAAGAAGGTAAGTAGTTCAGGAATAACAAGATACCCACAATGTGCGCCCACCAGCCTACGCGCTCCAGCACTTCCAGCGCCGTGGCGTTGCTGGGAAA
This window encodes:
- a CDS encoding outer membrane beta-barrel protein; translated protein: MKKLILSALVLGFSALGVQAQIAASTTLLGGNAGYSSQTQKSEFANSPSSDPDNKYQQYELAPTFGYFIADNLAVGVSFGLAGTQQKQKNYNGNFSYTNETKMRYLSVGPLLRYYKFVGEKAAFYGQLGAGYINNYSVQKSSTNYAGDNIARSQGYYSQLLPGFVFFPTDKFGLELTMRGFSYNHLEQKLDDKSDDKYVNNGLDFGFGLRDLRLGAFFYLGR
- a CDS encoding ABC transporter ATP-binding protein; its protein translation is MNYVRPYRKVFYSLIFLTIATAALGTLRPFLIQKMVDVSIEQGDVQGVNKMFGLLVVLLIAHTIVSYLQTYYGGWLGQYIVRDIRVDLYRHILDLRLKFFDRTPIGVLVTRNISDVETLSDVFSEGLAAMVGDILQLVFIVGFMFWIDWRLTLVSLAVVPPLLISTYVFKEKVKKSFQEVRTAVASLNSFVQEHLTGMNVVQIFNNEEREFKKFRAINQEHTRANIRSVLYYSIYFPVAEVLAAMGVGLLVWYAAQGQIEGTISKGALIAFIMYNGLFFRPIRQIADRFNTLQLGLVSTERLLKLLDSKELIADNGTYAPDHLRGDVQFEHVWFAYNDEEYVLKDISFEVQAGQTVAFVGATGAGKTSIINLLSRFYEINKGTIRVDGHDLREFDLKHLRRHIGVVLQDVFLFAGTIADNITLGNKDITEAQIWEAAELVGARRFIERLPNGLNYKVMERGATLSVGQRQLISFVRAMVYQPRIIILDEATSSVDSETEELIQEAIEKLMQGRTSLVIAHRLSTIQKADRIIVLDRGEIKESGNHEELLRHGGFYAQLYQMQYKDALNTPAE
- the truA gene encoding tRNA pseudouridine(38-40) synthase TruA, translating into MRYFLHLAYDGTDYHGWQTQPNAVTVQEELNRRLSQVLRQPVFTLGSGRTDTGVHASHQVAHFEAEMPANLDEATTLYRLNRALPRDIAGYALHPVPPKANARFDAEARTYEYHVRLVPDPFSSRHALYLDRAPDLAAMNTAAALLLGSRDFTSFSKVKGAEKHYVCVVYEAAWHPVPGGLVFRIRANRFVRGMVRLVVGTLLSVGRGRLTPAAFGEILAAQSRVEASGAAPAQGLFLTRVEYPAELVATAVLPSGMPYFANR
- a CDS encoding GNAT family N-acetyltransferase, whose product is MAENLLRPTLDLPVPGARLRPWCAADATVLAEQANDRGVWQNLRDVFPHPYSVGDAEWYINFVSDVHSRDVHLAFEVDGEAAGSISIMFKSDVHYRSAEIGYWLGRRYWGRGIGTAAVQVLSDYVFRHFDICRLYATVFAHNAASARVLEKAGYELEGCLRKSMTKDGETFDGLLYALVV
- a CDS encoding thiolase family protein; protein product: MSTAYIVDAVRTPIGKFGGALSSVRPDDLAAHVLRELLRRNPSLDKAAVEDVIIGAANQAGEDNRNVARMAALLAGLPITVPGVTVNRLCGSGLQTIMDASRAIWSGEGDVYLAGGAESMTRAPFVMAKSTTAFARDFTAHDTTLGWRFVNPRLAKMHHPYAMGETAENVARKYGITREEQDEFAFNSQRKYHRAQEKGRFRREIVPVFVGQPKGDTALFDTDEPPRLSTMEKLASIKPAFQPVDGTVTAGNSAGINDGAAAVMVVGEEALKRFSLKPMVRVVATAVAGVDPAYMGLGPVPATQKVLQRAGLTLDDMDLIELNEAFAAQSIACIRELNLNPEKINVNGGSIAIGHPLGASGSRITATLVHEMQRREGVRYGLATMCIGVGQGIAIIYEKV
- a CDS encoding DUF4293 domain-containing protein, which translates into the protein MIQRIQSVFLLLLAVAMLSVVFLPIWSKTDPLSKQELVLTSTKIAYAHTDPGMSVTTSTYAIVALALASAAVALFEIFQYRNRFLQLKLGFFNLLLIVATIGASYYYSGVAEQMLNVKIPGTFEAGFYLPTLALVLNLLASRFIRRDEQLVRSMDRLR
- a CDS encoding DUF4476 domain-containing protein, yielding MKKALLICFGLFLLFTSALQAAPANANFASERGVLFQLVLDGRPLTRGAISQVHIDRLAPGYHMAEFVVPAGRGRAVNFRTRVFLDSGLESSFVLVARPGYPLTLRMVAAVPIRGGYGRSYPGGAYPVPAPDPRYPNGTYDGGGYNQPNPGGAYPAPGNPPNPGGSYPAPNPNNYPNSGSYPNSGSGNYPPRDGGYYNGTDDLPLLAPQEVDQLLRAVHSTSFDDNKMAIARQALSESVVRADDLRMLLKEFSFDKSRLELAKFAYPQVADRQNFYRVYDSFDFSSNVQELQRYVEQSRGGR
- a CDS encoding OmpA family protein; translated protein: MRKLLLLYVVAGSSALLSGCAASSGGPMSKADKRFARGEFETAIKMYKADVAKGRNIAQANYRVAESYRLSNRIEQAEGYYKAAIDGGVKNGDAPFYYALALKTNGKLDEAAALFDNYVENGKNRQLAVRAEVEAKNARLSKDVVAMRNRDQVTPLDQVNSESSDFSATIMPDTKELVFASGRDGKKYLGNGQGFNDLYAVKFDDVEKMTGGTVRKLEPIFNTEDMHEASATYSPDGKTVVFARSNSGKKKGYLSVDLWASYFRSGAWTEPALININNRTADDFSPVFSPDGQTLYFASGRNGGQGGTDLYKATLGANGRFSPPENLGDQINTPGNESFPAIAPDGTFYFSSDGHPGLGKLDIFMVDKGKVKNLGAPINSSGDDFAPYFVSKNTGVFSSDRAGGKGSDDLYRFKRQTYKFVTFYADGTVVERDDKTGKVAPLAGETVTVFGPNGQKPQDITAGPDGKFSFKLDTAATYSLVADRPGYFTARNSLTTVGRTPPQEQLTEDMTDIRIPITLTLTKIVKNKAIVVENIFYDYNKADIRPDAAVELDKLVQTLNDNPKITIELSSHTDSRGKDAYNLALSQRRAQSAVDYIISKGIDKARITAKGYGETRPVIKAAKTEDEHQRNRRTEFKVTRIDE